One genomic window of Halobellus limi includes the following:
- a CDS encoding phosphoribosylanthranilate isomerase, which produces MVRVKICGVRNESDLRTVESAGADAVGVIADVPVDTPREVSLGRASELLDAAPPFLTTALVTMPDGVAEAVDAAERVAPDVLQLHGDFAPEELATIRADVAADLVAVVDAADPERAWSVAPAVDAVLVDSVDESGAGGTGETHDWAATAEVAATLDAPVILAGGLTPENVAEAAGVVEPYAVDVASGVERTGGRKDRDAVRAFVANALGAGGDTDADEETSGGGEETSDADEDANAPVEEVSS; this is translated from the coding sequence ATGGTCCGGGTGAAGATCTGCGGCGTGAGGAACGAGTCGGACCTGCGAACCGTCGAATCGGCCGGCGCGGACGCCGTCGGCGTCATCGCGGACGTCCCGGTCGACACGCCGCGGGAGGTATCCCTCGGCCGAGCGAGCGAACTGCTCGACGCCGCGCCGCCGTTTCTGACGACGGCGCTGGTGACGATGCCCGACGGCGTCGCGGAGGCCGTCGACGCGGCCGAGCGGGTCGCCCCCGACGTGCTCCAGCTCCACGGCGACTTCGCTCCCGAGGAACTGGCGACAATCCGTGCGGACGTCGCCGCCGACCTCGTCGCCGTCGTCGACGCCGCCGACCCCGAGCGCGCATGGAGCGTCGCACCGGCAGTGGACGCCGTCCTCGTCGACTCCGTCGACGAGTCGGGCGCGGGCGGGACCGGCGAGACCCACGACTGGGCGGCGACCGCCGAGGTCGCGGCGACGCTCGACGCCCCGGTGATCCTCGCGGGCGGACTGACGCCCGAGAACGTCGCCGAGGCCGCGGGGGTCGTCGAACCCTACGCGGTCGACGTCGCCAGCGGCGTCGAGCGAACGGGCGGGCGAAAGGACCGCGACGCCGTCCGCGCGTTCGTCGCGAACGCCCTCGGGGCCGGAGGAGATACGGACGCCGACGAAGAGACGAGCGGAG
- the fer gene encoding ferredoxin Fer — MESPYDVLGIDADADEDAVVRAYRKRVKDAHPDHGGSLAEFERVRRAYEHVTEGRDPSTFEADVDDDRGRRNGTTGGGDSVSRRQTDEGRGSTRSREESGSAEDSAGEDGERTLGPTVEYLDYEVLEANGWELTDEDLFEKAEAADLDVDRHGLLVVEDRETLLEAAERYGFSWPYACRGGACANCAVAVVEGDVEMPVSTVLTDEMKERGIRLSCIGQPVTDSLKVVFNIERLPGLAELRLPAEQFESARADD; from the coding sequence GTGGAGTCGCCGTACGACGTACTCGGGATCGACGCCGACGCCGACGAGGACGCGGTCGTTCGGGCGTATCGCAAGCGGGTCAAAGACGCCCACCCGGACCACGGCGGGTCGCTCGCGGAGTTCGAGCGCGTCCGACGCGCCTACGAACACGTCACCGAGGGCCGAGACCCCTCCACGTTCGAGGCCGACGTCGACGACGACCGCGGCCGTCGGAACGGGACGACCGGAGGGGGCGATTCCGTCTCGCGGCGTCAGACCGACGAGGGGCGCGGTTCGACGCGGTCCCGGGAAGAGTCCGGGAGCGCGGAGGACTCCGCCGGCGAGGACGGCGAGCGGACGCTCGGCCCGACCGTCGAGTACCTGGACTACGAGGTGCTCGAAGCCAACGGCTGGGAGCTCACCGACGAGGACCTCTTCGAGAAGGCCGAGGCCGCAGACCTCGACGTCGACCGCCACGGGCTGCTGGTCGTCGAGGACCGGGAGACGCTGCTGGAAGCGGCCGAGCGGTACGGCTTCTCGTGGCCGTACGCCTGTCGGGGGGGCGCGTGTGCGAACTGCGCGGTCGCGGTCGTCGAGGGCGACGTCGAGATGCCGGTGAGCACCGTCCTGACCGACGAGATGAAAGAACGGGGGATCCGCCTCTCCTGCATCGGTCAGCCGGTCACCGACAGTCTGAAGGTCGTGTTCAACATCGAGCGGCTGCCCGGACTGGCCGAGCTCCGGCTTCCCGCCGAGCAGTTCGAGAGCGCGCGAGCGGACGACTGA
- a CDS encoding CBS domain-containing protein produces MDITDIATPDFVEVDVDKRLGKIRAIFERENPRGIVVTEEGDYAGVIGEKQLVRSRMEDDTKASVVMKSAPRVDRHEDVRETARMLVEGDVKVAPVFEGEKLYGVVASDAILEAVIDSLDAISVEDILTEDVVSVGEKSHVGGAINKLREHGISRLPVVDEDSGKLTGIVTTHDLVEFVVRDDSRQGRGDRRGDLDRMLDLPVYDLMSSPVVTATPAETVDTAVQRMFDNDISGLVVTPDENDERVRGIVTKTDVLRALTFTEEESMDVQITNVSLLETLSREEVVESITSVVDKYQQMQVLHAHVRFHQHKEKLRGTPLIQCQIRLRTSHGQIAGSGEGYGSEHAFHVALDKLERNVLELKGLNADEKYRGQLIRKLGEL; encoded by the coding sequence ATGGATATTACTGATATTGCCACTCCTGATTTCGTCGAAGTCGACGTCGACAAGCGCCTCGGGAAGATCCGCGCCATCTTCGAGCGCGAGAACCCCCGAGGAATCGTCGTCACGGAGGAGGGCGACTACGCCGGCGTCATCGGCGAAAAACAGCTCGTCCGGTCGCGAATGGAGGACGACACGAAGGCCTCCGTCGTGATGAAGTCCGCGCCGCGGGTCGACCGCCACGAGGACGTCCGCGAGACCGCTCGGATGCTCGTCGAGGGCGACGTGAAGGTCGCGCCGGTGTTCGAGGGCGAGAAGCTGTACGGCGTCGTCGCCAGCGACGCGATCTTAGAGGCCGTCATAGACAGCCTCGACGCCATCTCCGTCGAGGACATCCTGACCGAGGACGTCGTCAGCGTCGGCGAGAAGTCCCACGTCGGCGGAGCGATCAACAAGCTCCGCGAGCACGGCATCTCCCGACTGCCGGTGGTCGACGAGGACAGCGGCAAACTCACCGGGATCGTCACCACCCACGACCTCGTCGAGTTCGTCGTGCGCGACGACAGCCGACAGGGCCGCGGCGACCGGCGCGGCGACCTCGACCGGATGTTGGATCTCCCCGTCTACGATCTGATGTCCTCGCCGGTCGTGACGGCGACGCCGGCCGAGACCGTCGACACCGCGGTCCAGCGGATGTTCGACAACGACATCTCGGGGCTCGTCGTGACGCCCGACGAGAACGACGAGCGGGTCCGGGGGATCGTGACGAAGACCGACGTCCTCCGCGCGCTCACGTTCACCGAGGAGGAGAGCATGGACGTCCAGATCACGAACGTCAGCCTGCTGGAGACGCTCTCCCGCGAGGAGGTCGTCGAGTCGATCACCTCCGTCGTCGACAAGTACCAGCAGATGCAGGTGCTCCACGCGCACGTCCGCTTCCACCAGCACAAGGAGAAGCTCCGCGGGACGCCGCTCATCCAGTGTCAGATCCGGCTGCGGACCAGCCACGGCCAGATCGCCGGCAGCGGCGAGGGCTACGGCTCCGAGCACGCCTTCCACGTCGCGCTCGACAAACTCGAACGCAACGTGCTCGAACTGAAGGGACTCAACGCCGACGAGAAGTACCGCGGACAGCTCATCCGGAAGCTCGGCGAGCTCTAG
- the radB gene encoding DNA repair and recombination protein RadB — MSDALTTGCRALDELLGGGFERGTVTQLYGPPAAGKTNLALSAAVQVAADGGTAVYIDTEGLSIDRFRQLAEGATDADQSVEDVTSRLVVSEAHDFEEQEEAVRDAAEFAERAELIVLDSATGFYRLERTGDADAGDSLRRVASQVTHLLSLARKHDLAVVITNQVFTDPDSDRSRALGGHTLEHWTGAVLRLDRFRGGNRRATLEKHRAKPAGESAAFEITGEGLSGVDL, encoded by the coding sequence GTGTCCGACGCACTCACCACGGGGTGTCGAGCGCTCGACGAGCTGTTGGGAGGCGGTTTCGAGCGCGGCACCGTCACGCAGCTCTACGGCCCGCCGGCGGCCGGGAAGACGAACCTCGCGCTCTCGGCGGCCGTGCAGGTCGCCGCCGACGGCGGCACGGCCGTCTACATCGACACCGAGGGGCTCTCGATCGACCGGTTCCGCCAGCTCGCGGAGGGCGCGACCGACGCCGACCAGTCCGTCGAGGACGTCACCTCGCGGCTCGTCGTCTCGGAGGCGCACGACTTCGAAGAGCAGGAGGAGGCCGTCCGCGACGCCGCCGAATTCGCCGAGCGCGCGGAGCTGATCGTCCTCGACAGCGCGACGGGATTCTACCGGCTCGAACGCACCGGCGACGCCGACGCCGGCGACTCGCTCCGCCGCGTCGCCAGCCAGGTGACGCACCTGCTCTCGCTCGCGCGGAAGCACGACCTGGCGGTGGTCATCACGAACCAGGTGTTCACCGACCCCGACAGCGACCGCTCTCGCGCGCTCGGCGGTCACACCCTCGAACACTGGACGGGCGCGGTGCTGCGGCTCGATCGGTTCCGCGGCGGCAACCGCCGCGCGACGCTGGAGAAACACCGAGCGAAACCCGCCGGCGAGTCGGCGGCGTTCGAGATCACGGGCGAGGGGCTCTCTGGCGTCGATCTGTAG
- the larC gene encoding nickel pincer cofactor biosynthesis protein LarC, with protein sequence MRTLAFDGRMGASGDMLLGALLAAGADRGALSPVEDALDVRYDVETVDKNGIAATSVRVLLDDETEERRSATDDGDGDRGHTHDHGNHEHTHDHDHGDHEHSHDHDDHSGSTPAEGHGPHRTYAEVVEIVEAMGLPEAVEADAKGIFRRLGEAEATVHDTDLDATHFHEVGADDAIADVVGVALLFDDLDVERVVTTPVATGGETRSMAHGEYPIPAPAVVEIATDADWSLKGGPVDAELLTPTGAAILAHVARGIETLPTLNVDAAGYGAGGYDFPNRPNVLRALVGDGGDRLDREEITVLETNLDDAAPETLGSLQSTLQEVGARDVSVLPATMKKSRPGHLVKVVVRPEDAERVAHRLAVETGTLGVREHGAGHRWVAAREFRTAELDVGGESHEVAVKVAADADGAVYDYSAEYDDAVAVAEATDLPVREVARRAEEAVRGSE encoded by the coding sequence ATGCGCACACTCGCCTTCGACGGCCGGATGGGTGCCAGCGGCGATATGCTGCTCGGCGCGCTCCTCGCGGCCGGCGCGGACCGCGGGGCGCTCTCTCCCGTCGAGGACGCCCTCGACGTCCGCTACGACGTCGAGACCGTCGACAAGAACGGGATCGCGGCCACGAGCGTTCGGGTGCTGCTCGACGACGAGACCGAGGAGCGGCGTTCGGCGACCGACGATGGGGACGGTGACCGCGGGCACACACACGATCACGGCAACCACGAGCACACACACGACCACGACCACGGAGATCACGAGCACAGTCACGATCACGACGACCACTCGGGTTCGACCCCCGCGGAGGGCCACGGCCCGCACCGCACGTACGCCGAGGTCGTCGAGATCGTCGAAGCGATGGGCCTCCCCGAAGCGGTCGAAGCCGACGCGAAGGGCATCTTCCGCCGCCTCGGCGAGGCCGAAGCGACGGTCCACGACACCGACCTCGACGCGACGCACTTCCACGAGGTCGGCGCGGACGACGCCATCGCGGACGTCGTCGGCGTCGCGCTCCTCTTCGACGACCTCGACGTCGAGCGGGTCGTGACGACCCCGGTGGCCACCGGCGGCGAGACGCGGTCGATGGCCCACGGCGAGTACCCGATCCCCGCCCCGGCGGTCGTCGAGATCGCGACCGACGCCGACTGGTCGCTGAAAGGGGGCCCGGTCGACGCCGAACTGCTCACGCCCACGGGCGCGGCGATCCTCGCGCACGTCGCCCGCGGAATCGAAACGCTCCCGACGCTGAACGTCGACGCCGCGGGCTACGGTGCCGGCGGCTACGACTTCCCGAACCGGCCGAACGTCCTGCGCGCGCTCGTCGGCGACGGCGGAGACCGCCTGGATCGCGAGGAGATCACCGTCCTGGAGACGAACCTCGACGACGCCGCGCCGGAGACCCTCGGGAGCCTCCAGTCGACCCTCCAGGAGGTCGGCGCGCGCGACGTGAGCGTCCTGCCGGCGACGATGAAGAAGTCCCGGCCGGGCCACCTCGTGAAGGTCGTCGTCAGGCCCGAGGACGCCGAGCGCGTCGCCCATCGGCTCGCCGTCGAGACCGGCACGCTGGGAGTCCGCGAACACGGTGCGGGGCACCGCTGGGTCGCGGCCCGCGAGTTCCGAACGGCCGAACTCGACGTCGGCGGCGAGTCCCACGAGGTCGCGGTGAAGGTCGCCGCCGACGCCGACGGGGCAGTCTACGACTACAGCGCGGAGTACGACGACGCCGTCGCCGTCGCCGAGGCGACCGACCTCCCCGTCCGCGAGGTCGCCCGCCGCGCCGAAGAAGCCGTCCGCGGGTCGGAGTGA
- a CDS encoding CDC48 family AAA ATPase produces MNEVQLEVAKAYPNDSGRGIARLDPDTLLHLKLSPGDIIEIEGAETTAAKVWRADRQDWNTDTVRIDGFTRQNADVSIGERVTIRKAEETKAEKLVLAPPEEASVQFGSDAAGMVKRQILKRPVVERDIVPVMSSTNHPFMRSPGQAIPLIAVETEPDGVCLVTEDTDVELREEPISGFEKTGGGITYEDIGGLQSEIQRVREMVELPMKHPQIFKKLGIEPPQGVLLHGPPGTGKTLLAKAVANETSASFFSIAGPEIISKYYGESEQQLREIFEDATEESPSIIFIDELDSIAPKRDDVTGEVERRVVAQLLTMMDGLETRGEVIVIAATNRVDSVDPALRRPGRFDREIEIGVPDETGRKEILQIHTRGMPLSDDVSLDHLADETHGFVGADIESLTKEAAMKALRRYLPEIDLDEEDIPPSLIDRMIVKRQDFQGALADVEPSAMREVLVELPKVSWDDVGGLEDPKQTVKESVEWPLTSQDRFERMGIDPPKGVLLYGPPGTGKTLIAKAVANETNANFISVRGPQLLSKWVGESEKAIRQTFRKARQVSPTIIFFDELDSLAPSRGGETGNNVSERVVNQLLTELDGLEENGDVMVIAATNRPDMIDPALIRSGRFDRLVLIGQPEEEGREQILKIHTRDSPLAPDVSLREIAEITDGYVGSDLQTIAREAAIEALREDDDAEEIEMRHFRQAMESVRPTITDDLLEYYEQMQDQFKGGTREEFGGRRDGRIGFQ; encoded by the coding sequence ATGAACGAAGTTCAACTCGAAGTGGCGAAGGCGTACCCGAACGACTCGGGCCGCGGCATCGCCCGTCTCGACCCGGACACGTTGCTCCATCTGAAGCTCTCGCCGGGCGACATCATCGAAATCGAGGGCGCCGAGACCACCGCGGCGAAGGTGTGGCGCGCGGACCGGCAGGACTGGAACACCGACACGGTCCGTATCGACGGCTTCACGCGACAGAACGCCGACGTCAGCATCGGCGAGCGCGTGACGATCCGGAAGGCCGAGGAGACGAAGGCCGAGAAACTCGTGCTCGCGCCGCCGGAGGAGGCGAGCGTGCAGTTCGGCTCCGACGCCGCCGGGATGGTCAAGCGGCAGATCCTCAAGCGGCCGGTCGTCGAGCGCGACATCGTCCCGGTGATGTCCTCGACGAACCACCCCTTCATGCGGTCGCCCGGACAGGCGATCCCGCTGATCGCGGTCGAGACCGAACCCGACGGCGTCTGTCTCGTCACCGAGGACACCGACGTGGAACTCCGCGAGGAGCCCATCTCCGGCTTCGAGAAGACCGGCGGGGGAATCACCTACGAGGACATCGGCGGCCTCCAGAGCGAGATCCAGCGCGTCCGCGAGATGGTCGAACTCCCGATGAAGCACCCGCAGATCTTCAAGAAACTCGGGATCGAGCCGCCGCAGGGCGTGCTGCTCCACGGGCCGCCCGGCACCGGCAAGACCCTCCTGGCGAAGGCCGTCGCCAACGAGACCTCCGCGAGTTTCTTCTCCATCGCGGGCCCCGAGATCATCTCGAAGTACTACGGCGAGTCCGAACAGCAGTTGCGCGAGATCTTCGAGGACGCCACCGAGGAATCGCCCTCGATCATCTTCATCGACGAACTCGACTCGATCGCGCCGAAGCGCGACGACGTGACCGGCGAGGTCGAGCGCCGCGTCGTCGCCCAGTTGCTGACGATGATGGACGGCCTGGAGACCCGCGGGGAGGTCATCGTCATCGCGGCGACGAACCGCGTCGACAGCGTCGATCCGGCGCTGCGCCGACCCGGCCGGTTCGACCGCGAGATCGAGATCGGCGTCCCCGACGAGACGGGGCGGAAGGAGATCCTCCAGATCCACACCCGCGGGATGCCGCTGTCGGACGACGTCTCGCTCGATCACCTCGCCGACGAGACCCACGGCTTCGTCGGCGCCGACATCGAGTCGCTGACGAAGGAGGCCGCGATGAAGGCCCTTCGAAGATATCTCCCGGAGATCGACCTCGACGAGGAGGACATCCCGCCGAGCCTCATCGACCGGATGATCGTCAAGCGCCAGGACTTCCAGGGCGCGCTCGCGGACGTCGAACCCTCGGCGATGCGCGAGGTCCTCGTCGAACTCCCGAAGGTGTCCTGGGACGACGTCGGCGGGCTCGAAGACCCGAAGCAGACCGTCAAGGAGAGCGTCGAGTGGCCGCTGACCTCCCAGGACAGATTCGAACGGATGGGCATCGACCCGCCGAAGGGCGTGCTCCTCTACGGCCCGCCGGGCACGGGCAAGACCCTGATCGCGAAGGCCGTCGCCAACGAGACGAACGCGAACTTCATCTCGGTCCGAGGGCCGCAACTGCTCTCGAAGTGGGTCGGCGAGTCCGAGAAGGCGATCCGGCAGACCTTCCGGAAGGCCCGGCAGGTCAGTCCGACGATCATCTTCTTCGACGAACTGGACAGCCTCGCGCCGAGCCGTGGCGGCGAGACCGGCAACAACGTCTCCGAGCGGGTGGTCAACCAGCTGCTCACCGAACTAGATGGGTTAGAGGAGAACGGCGACGTGATGGTGATCGCCGCGACCAACCGGCCGGATATGATCGATCCCGCCCTGATCCGCTCGGGGCGGTTCGACCGGCTGGTGCTCATCGGCCAACCCGAGGAGGAGGGTCGCGAACAGATCCTCAAGATCCACACCCGCGACTCGCCGCTCGCGCCCGACGTGAGCCTGCGCGAGATCGCCGAGATCACCGACGGCTACGTCGGCTCGGACCTCCAGACCATCGCCCGCGAGGCCGCAATCGAGGCGCTGCGGGAGGACGACGACGCCGAGGAGATCGAGATGCGGCACTTCCGGCAGGCGATGGAGTCCGTCCGGCCGACAATCACCGACGACCTGCTGGAGTACTACGAACAGATGCAGGACCAGTTCAAGGGCGGCACCCGCGAGGAGTTCGGCGGGCGTCGCGACGGGCGGATCGGCTTCCAGTAG
- a CDS encoding lactate utilization protein, with translation MPQQKSDYVDDTEIDATLDELADDETIEETVESLEENGFEVVIVDSADDALEAVRSQIPAGASVMNGHSTTLEEIGFDDYLSAGDHDWESLPDQIWSIDDDEERQAARRESQTADYFLGGINAISETGELVAADLSGSRIGAYPFAAGNVIIVSGVNKIVPTLEDALDRLESVAYPLENERAQEAYGVESAIAKQLIFRQEVEEGRTTVVLVRDQLGY, from the coding sequence ATGCCTCAGCAGAAATCCGACTACGTAGACGACACCGAAATCGACGCAACGCTGGACGAACTCGCCGACGACGAGACCATCGAGGAGACCGTCGAGAGCCTCGAGGAGAACGGGTTCGAGGTCGTCATCGTCGACTCGGCCGACGACGCGCTCGAAGCCGTCCGCTCGCAGATCCCCGCCGGCGCGTCCGTGATGAACGGCCACTCGACGACGCTCGAAGAGATCGGGTTCGACGACTACCTCTCGGCGGGCGACCACGACTGGGAGAGCCTCCCGGATCAGATCTGGAGCATCGACGACGACGAGGAGCGCCAGGCCGCCCGTCGCGAGTCCCAGACGGCCGACTACTTCCTCGGCGGCATCAACGCCATCTCGGAGACCGGCGAACTCGTCGCCGCGGACCTCTCTGGCAGCCGGATCGGTGCCTATCCGTTCGCCGCGGGCAACGTGATCATCGTCAGCGGCGTGAACAAGATCGTGCCGACGCTCGAGGACGCCCTGGATCGGCTCGAATCCGTCGCCTACCCGCTGGAGAACGAGCGCGCCCAGGAGGCCTACGGCGTCGAGTCCGCCATCGCGAAGCAGCTCATCTTCCGCCAGGAAGTCGAGGAGGGCCGGACGACGGTCGTGCTCGTCCGCGATCAGCTGGGGTACTGA
- a CDS encoding universal stress protein: protein MPRHVLVPVDGSPQSLQAIGFVSAEWDDVDVTLLHVINPVQAGYRAGVLPSGSEEWYQEAKAEAEEVLDEARSQLEIDGDVETAVDVGRPAATIVEQARELDVDHVVVGSHGRRGVSRLVLGSVAEHVARRSPVPVTIVR from the coding sequence ATGCCGAGGCACGTGCTCGTCCCCGTCGACGGATCTCCGCAGTCGCTGCAGGCGATCGGGTTCGTCTCCGCCGAGTGGGACGACGTCGACGTGACGCTGCTTCACGTCATCAACCCGGTTCAGGCGGGCTATCGCGCCGGCGTCCTCCCGAGCGGGTCCGAGGAGTGGTACCAGGAGGCGAAGGCCGAGGCCGAAGAGGTACTCGACGAGGCCCGATCCCAACTGGAAATCGACGGCGACGTCGAGACGGCGGTCGACGTCGGGCGGCCGGCGGCGACGATCGTAGAGCAGGCGCGCGAACTCGACGTCGACCACGTCGTCGTCGGCAGCCACGGGCGGCGGGGCGTCTCGCGGCTGGTGCTCGGGAGCGTCGCAGAACACGTCGCCCGGCGGTCGCCGGTCCCGGTGACGATCGTGAGGTGA